In Bufo gargarizans isolate SCDJY-AF-19 chromosome 5, ASM1485885v1, whole genome shotgun sequence, the following are encoded in one genomic region:
- the LOC122939410 gene encoding uncharacterized protein LOC122939410, whose translation MESELKSANAMIKDLEYNLSHSHDAYQKAKNDLEDLYLRYSKIKQTDGSAHNIVNAEKDPPNTVGSPDPPCLTPQHPDMSSHAPKADPIQDNQKPESVGMITQEALTQLSRALQTVTTLLEASNMETPRSVSPHIPRDRHIRVRVKSPVQYVSHESGESACESDSDVGKRVSYSLPRRQVFAHKEDQGPRRPSYAEVVSRKKNYQYSEKDQSSSSIIKFLNTTVSKFSKKGSSQIANHLELYESTMDSLKLYSDADRIRFLPWAFDDKYRHYFTSFRERGIQDWPSVLHEVKLEFGPYRTITAAKRDIYKLTCRSNQSPREFLSILKNAYGLAYRSPNWESEEFKQLFYDAMPTQIKLSLARDLDIEAPLDWLVTAATTLYNISECHETGERRFKKSPEQNIAEAKVNPSLGFETQPRKYPQSTGPVQQTQQQQVRPKQTKPQNPNGSEGDNSGAGRSNYRPYYNPQGYRSYYNRDSQGYRRWNNRPRQQREDRQEPSSSPRSRSPTNNQGTSQNQNMRKPNRVDQLAEQVAQLNDIVRKLSQVSPGKQPEPFLGATPGPSSTS comes from the coding sequence ATGGAATCAGAACTAAAATCCGCAAATGCGATGATCAAAGACTTAGAGTACAACCTGAGTCACAGCCATGatgcataccaaaaggcaaaaaaTGATTTAGAGGATTTATATCTTCGGTATTCCAAAATTAAACAGACAGATGGATCAGCCCATAATATAGTCAATGCTGAAAAGGATCCACCTAACACTGTGGGATCTCCTGACCCTCCATGTCTTACTCCCCAACATCCAGACATGTCATCACATGCTCCTAAAGCAGACCCCATCCAAGACAATCAGAAACCTGAAAGTGTTGGTATGATAACacaggaggcattaacccaattGAGTCGGGCGTTGCAAACTGTAACCACCTTACTAGAGGCCAGTAACATGGAAAcccctagaagtgtctctccTCATATTCCCCGGGATAGACATattagggttagggttaaatcACCTGTACAATATGTGTCTCATGAGAGTGGGGAAAGCGCATGTGAGTCTGATAGTGATGTGGGAAAACGTGTATCTTACTCCCTGCCACGCAGGCAGGTGTTTGCCCACAAAGAGGATCAGGGTCCCAGGCGACCATcatatgctgaggtggtctctAGGAAGAAAAATTACCAGTATTCAGAAAAGGATCAAAGTTCATCCAgcataattaagtttttaaataCCACCGTGTCCAAGTTCTCTAAGAAAGGTTCTTCTCAGATAGCGAATCACCTAGAACTGTAtgaatccactatggattctttaaaattatactctgatgctgacaggatcagattccttccatgggcatttgatgataaGTATCGTCATTACTTTACCTCTTTTAGGGAGAGAGGAATTCAAGATTGGCCAAGTGTTTTGCATGAAGTTAAATTGGAATTCGGACCTTACCGAAccattactgctgcaaaacgggacATATATAAGCTTACATGTAGGTCCAATCAAagtccccgtgaattcctctctatccttaaaaatgcctatgggttagcATATAGGTCCCCAAACTGGGAATCTGAAGAGTTTAAGCAGTTGTTCTATGATGCTATGCCAACCCAGATCAAACTTAGCCTAGCTAGAGATCTGGATATTGAAGCTCCCTTAGATtggttggtgacggctgccaccacgctgtataatatcagtgaatGCCATGAAACAGGTGAGAGAAGATTTAAAAAGTCCCCAGAGCAAAATAtagctgaagctaaggtaaaccctagcttGGGATTTGAAACACAGCCGCGTAAGTACCCTCAGTccacaggtcctgtccaacaaacTCAGCAACAACAGGTAAGACCCAAGCAAACCAAGCCCCAAAATCCCAATGGGTCAGAGGGGGATAATTCTGGTGCTGGGAGGTCTAACTACCGTCCATATTACAATCCCCAGGGATATAGGTCCTATTACAATAGAGATTCCCAGGGTTACAGACGCTGGAAtaacaggcccagacaacagagggaagataggcaggaaCCCTCAAGTTCACCTAGGAGTAGGTCACCCACCAATAATCAGGGCACCTCACAAAACCAAAATATGCGCAAACCAAACAGGGTTGATCAGCTGGCAGAACAAGTGGCCCAGTTGAATGACATTGTGAGAAAGTTGTCCCAGGTATCCCCAGGAAAACAGCCTGaaccttttttaggggcaactccaGGTCCCAGCTCAACATCATAA